Proteins encoded together in one Sporichthyaceae bacterium window:
- a CDS encoding HAD-IB family hydrolase, which produces MKVAAFFDFDGTIVDGYSALALLKERLTHGQVNPVDTVKVILTGLGTRTGHAEVEDFMKVGLGIFRGKTTEELDEMGRKFTRSVLGGYLYADALDKITEHQKAGHVVVIASSALPFQIDALAEELGIEHVLCTKLAVDDAGRCTGEVDGEMLWGKPKALAVQAFAREHDIDLDNSFAYANGDEDVDFLSTVGNPRPTNPEPELAAIAKRRGWPVVNFVPRSSSSILDMPRTVAAYAGLAVTAGVAAGFGLLNRNRRVAANTLVNIGGDVMLSLAGVDVQIVGEQHAWTHRPAVFIFNHQSLLDPLVVFKIVQRDVTAVGKKEVEKMPLLGQIAWLMNAALIDRKNVKQAKTALQPAVDRLADGYSIMIAPEGTRSLTSRVGPFKKGPFHLAMQGGVPIVPVIIRDTGELMWRGSNSIRSGTLHAIVAPPIHTDDWNLRNLNAKVEAVRQLYVDALEDWDGAVARAKAAAL; this is translated from the coding sequence ATGAAGGTCGCCGCGTTCTTCGACTTCGACGGGACGATCGTCGACGGATACTCCGCATTGGCCCTGCTGAAGGAGCGCCTGACGCATGGTCAGGTGAACCCGGTGGACACCGTCAAGGTGATCCTGACCGGCCTGGGCACCCGCACCGGGCACGCCGAGGTCGAGGACTTCATGAAGGTGGGGCTGGGCATCTTCCGCGGCAAGACCACCGAGGAACTCGACGAGATGGGCCGCAAGTTCACCCGCTCGGTGCTCGGCGGGTACCTCTACGCGGACGCGCTGGACAAGATCACCGAGCACCAGAAGGCCGGGCACGTGGTGGTGATCGCCTCCTCTGCACTGCCGTTCCAGATCGACGCGCTGGCCGAGGAACTGGGCATCGAACACGTTCTGTGCACCAAGCTCGCGGTGGACGACGCGGGCCGGTGCACCGGTGAGGTGGACGGCGAAATGTTGTGGGGCAAGCCCAAGGCGTTGGCCGTGCAGGCGTTCGCCCGCGAGCACGACATCGACCTGGACAACTCCTTCGCCTACGCCAACGGCGACGAGGACGTGGATTTCCTTTCCACGGTGGGCAATCCGCGTCCCACCAACCCGGAGCCGGAGCTGGCCGCGATCGCGAAGCGCCGCGGCTGGCCGGTGGTGAATTTCGTGCCGCGCTCGTCCTCGTCGATCCTGGACATGCCGCGCACCGTCGCCGCCTACGCCGGCCTGGCCGTCACCGCCGGGGTAGCCGCAGGCTTCGGCCTGCTCAACCGCAATCGACGGGTGGCCGCGAACACGCTGGTGAACATCGGCGGCGACGTGATGCTCTCGCTGGCCGGGGTGGACGTGCAGATCGTCGGCGAGCAGCACGCCTGGACGCACCGCCCGGCGGTGTTCATCTTCAACCACCAGAGCCTGCTCGACCCGCTGGTGGTGTTCAAGATCGTGCAGCGCGACGTCACCGCGGTGGGCAAGAAGGAGGTCGAGAAGATGCCGCTGCTCGGCCAGATAGCCTGGCTGATGAACGCGGCGCTGATCGACCGGAAGAATGTGAAACAGGCCAAGACCGCGCTGCAGCCGGCGGTCGATCGGTTGGCGGACGGCTACTCGATCATGATCGCGCCGGAGGGCACCCGGTCGTTGACCTCGCGGGTGGGGCCGTTCAAGAAGGGCCCGTTCCACCTGGCCATGCAGGGCGGGGTGCCGATCGTGCCGGTGATCATCCGGGACACCGGCGAGCTGATGTGGCGCGGCTCGAACTCGATCCGCTCGGGCACGCTGCACGCCATCGTCGCGCCGCCGATCCACACCGATGACTGGAATCTGCGCAACCTCAACGCGAAGGTCGAGGCG
- a CDS encoding VTT domain-containing protein yields MSDHSTVGPAAPAPPAPGLGPVLPWSGSGQRADKIIMGLIAFSGLYYLITTPLVPELVAHHPVGLALMRGSSTAVVTLGALARTGHGSIVVAVLAGLPGTILFDWVFWWAGKRWGHNALALMLGRSKNPQKRMARVESISGKYGPIAVVTGYIIPIPTTVIAVAAGLGGMSLPVYVVLDAIGALIWLGLLAGLGWGMGQSAVDIVHAVSRYSLYLTIALVVLIIGRQIAMNRRHPVG; encoded by the coding sequence ATGAGCGATCACTCCACGGTCGGGCCCGCTGCCCCCGCGCCGCCGGCCCCTGGCCTGGGGCCGGTGCTGCCGTGGTCGGGCTCGGGGCAACGCGCCGACAAGATCATCATGGGTCTGATCGCGTTCAGTGGTTTGTACTACCTGATCACCACGCCGTTGGTGCCCGAACTCGTCGCGCACCACCCGGTGGGGCTCGCGCTCATGCGCGGCTCGAGCACCGCGGTGGTCACCCTGGGCGCATTGGCCCGCACCGGGCACGGCTCGATCGTGGTCGCCGTGCTCGCCGGTCTGCCCGGCACCATCCTGTTCGACTGGGTGTTCTGGTGGGCGGGCAAGCGCTGGGGCCACAACGCGTTGGCGTTGATGCTGGGCCGTTCGAAGAATCCGCAGAAGCGCATGGCGCGGGTGGAGTCCATCTCCGGCAAGTACGGACCGATCGCGGTGGTGACCGGCTACATCATCCCGATCCCGACCACGGTGATCGCGGTGGCCGCGGGCCTGGGCGGCATGTCGCTGCCGGTGTACGTGGTCCTGGACGCCATCGGCGCGCTGATCTGGTTGGGGTTGTTGGCGGGGCTCGGTTGGGGCATGGGGCAATCCGCGGTGGACATCGTGCACGCGGTTTCGCGTTATTCGCTGTACCTCACGATTGCGTTGGTTGTCCTGATCATCGGGCGCCAGATCGCCATGAATCGTCGTCACCCGGTCGGCTGA
- a CDS encoding wax ester/triacylglycerol synthase domain-containing protein: MTVITETGSGYDDLWSADPEMSDFEALMWRAEADARLRSDGTMMAILSHAPDWQDFRDLHAWAMHRVPRLRQKVVDDPLRIRPPAWVGTDVDLSYHVTRVRLSEDEGLDGLLDRAALLHMTPFDVARPLWQAVLVEGLPDGKAGYLLKLHHALSDGQGFMQLFDMLYPADPQTRRAAPRGPVPGIEDPASLGDDVRGSVHTVLGIMRGVGSMAARAVRRPTEAINYAQSLTRVVKVPGTPSRLLAQRGLARRMRVLECDIRELKAAGKAAGGSVNDAYIAALVGGVARYHAKHGAELEDFPLALPVSLRKVGDAAGGNKFAGAYIAAPATEPDPARRIQAVRERVLAIREEPAMAFLGSTAGVMSRLPAGVLTSVTLKSSSALNLQASNFPGLTRPSYLAGARIERMYPFGPVPGSAMMATLVTHDGIACIGVATDHDAVPDPDLLNECMREGLAEVLTLAKS; the protein is encoded by the coding sequence ATGACCGTCATCACGGAGACCGGGTCCGGCTACGACGACCTGTGGTCGGCCGACCCGGAGATGTCCGACTTCGAGGCGCTGATGTGGCGCGCGGAGGCCGATGCGCGGCTGCGCTCGGACGGCACGATGATGGCCATCCTGAGCCACGCCCCGGACTGGCAGGACTTCCGCGACCTGCACGCCTGGGCGATGCACCGGGTGCCGCGGCTGCGCCAGAAGGTCGTCGACGACCCGCTGCGCATCCGGCCGCCGGCCTGGGTGGGCACGGATGTCGACCTGAGCTACCACGTCACCCGGGTGCGACTGTCCGAGGACGAGGGCCTGGACGGCCTGTTGGACCGCGCCGCGTTGCTGCACATGACGCCGTTCGATGTGGCCCGGCCGCTATGGCAGGCGGTCCTGGTCGAGGGCCTGCCCGACGGCAAGGCCGGTTACCTGCTCAAGCTGCACCACGCACTGTCCGACGGGCAGGGCTTCATGCAGCTGTTCGACATGCTTTACCCGGCCGATCCGCAGACCCGGCGCGCTGCGCCGCGTGGTCCGGTCCCCGGCATCGAGGATCCCGCTTCGCTCGGCGACGACGTGCGTGGCTCCGTGCACACCGTGCTCGGCATTATGCGCGGGGTCGGGTCGATGGCCGCCCGCGCGGTGCGCCGACCGACCGAGGCGATCAACTACGCGCAGTCGTTGACCCGGGTGGTCAAGGTGCCGGGCACCCCGTCCCGGTTGCTCGCGCAGCGCGGCCTGGCCCGTCGGATGCGGGTGCTGGAGTGCGACATCCGCGAGCTGAAGGCCGCGGGCAAAGCGGCCGGCGGCAGCGTCAACGACGCCTACATCGCCGCGCTGGTCGGCGGCGTCGCGCGCTACCACGCCAAGCACGGCGCGGAGCTCGAGGACTTCCCGCTGGCGCTGCCGGTGAGCCTGCGCAAGGTCGGGGATGCCGCGGGTGGCAACAAGTTCGCCGGGGCCTACATCGCCGCGCCCGCCACCGAACCGGACCCGGCCCGACGCATCCAGGCGGTGCGCGAGCGGGTGCTGGCGATACGCGAGGAGCCGGCCATGGCCTTCCTCGGCTCCACCGCCGGCGTGATGAGCCGACTGCCCGCCGGCGTGCTCACCTCGGTGACGTTGAAGTCCTCCTCCGCGCTGAACCTGCAGGCGTCGAACTTCCCGGGCCTGACCCGCCCGTCGTACCTGGCCGGGGCGCGCATCGAACGCATGTATCCGTTCGGTCCGGTGCCCGGCTCGGCGATGATGGCCACGCTGGTCACCCACGACGGCATCGCGTGCATCGGGGTAGCCACCGACCACGACGCGGTACCCGATCCCGATCTGCTCAACGAGTGCATGCGCGAGGGGTTGGCCGAGGTCCTCACGCTGGCCAAGAGCTAG
- a CDS encoding protein phosphatase 2C domain-containing protein, giving the protein MTTPVPAVRAAAGSHVGLVRPFNEDAMLTSDTVWAVADGLGGHRAGDVASSLAVAAMERLSRDSRRGSAQITAAVRETCASIAADTDPGREGMATTLSALVAGADGRLRTANVGDSRVYRLREGRLRQLTVDHSEVQQLLDAGLLDAWQAQHYPRRNVITRVINARLDTVPDIRTFTPRPGDCYLLCTDGLHGFVDDAVIAGFLRCDDPEIAVSGLIDAALAVGGKDNVTVVVAGIEAAADVTAGTVPA; this is encoded by the coding sequence GTGACCACGCCGGTTCCGGCGGTCCGCGCGGCCGCGGGCAGTCATGTCGGGCTGGTGCGCCCGTTCAACGAGGACGCCATGCTCACCAGCGACACCGTGTGGGCGGTCGCCGACGGGCTGGGCGGACACCGGGCCGGCGACGTGGCCAGCTCACTGGCGGTGGCCGCGATGGAACGACTCAGTCGCGATTCGCGTCGCGGCAGCGCGCAGATCACGGCCGCGGTGCGCGAGACGTGCGCGTCGATCGCCGCCGACACCGACCCCGGCCGCGAGGGCATGGCCACCACGCTGAGTGCGTTGGTGGCCGGTGCGGACGGCAGGCTGCGCACGGCCAACGTCGGGGATTCCCGGGTCTACCGGCTGCGCGAGGGTCGGCTGCGTCAGCTCACTGTGGACCACTCCGAGGTGCAGCAGCTGCTCGACGCCGGGCTGCTCGACGCATGGCAGGCCCAGCACTACCCGCGCCGCAACGTGATCACCCGGGTGATCAACGCGCGGCTGGACACCGTCCCGGACATCCGCACGTTCACCCCGCGACCCGGCGACTGCTACCTGCTGTGCACCGATGGCCTACACGGCTTCGTGGACGACGCCGTCATCGCCGGCTTCCTGCGCTGCGACGACCCAGAAATCGCCGTGTCCGGCCTGATCGACGCGGCGTTGGCGGTCGGTGGCAAGGACAACGTCACCGTGGTGGTGGCCGGCATCGAGGCGGCCGCAGACGTGACCGCCGGCACTGTGCCTGCGTGA
- a CDS encoding alpha/beta hydrolase, producing the protein MAHVEGNLAGGRLYYQTWQAADPRVDVVIAHGYAEHSGRYAHVAAALNAAGCTVWALDHRGHGRSEGERGDIESWEAVVADLDLLVDLAAADGRPVFLVGHSMGGAIAVAYAQAHQDRLTGLSLSAPAIVVAPELLAVLDLEEIPVLPLAPAVSTDPAVVKAYEDDPLNYHGPPARTTLQLIAGGDKLVAGLGELTLPVQIMQGSGDMLVPAAALRLIVNGVASTDVHARLWPGLFHEIYNEPIQQQVIGELVRWITEHV; encoded by the coding sequence GTGGCACACGTAGAGGGCAATTTGGCCGGTGGCCGGCTGTACTACCAGACCTGGCAGGCCGCGGACCCGCGCGTCGACGTGGTGATCGCGCACGGCTACGCCGAACACAGCGGCCGCTACGCGCACGTCGCCGCCGCGCTCAACGCGGCCGGCTGCACCGTGTGGGCGTTGGACCACCGCGGCCACGGCCGGTCGGAGGGCGAGCGCGGTGACATCGAATCCTGGGAGGCGGTGGTGGCCGACCTCGACCTGCTGGTCGACCTGGCCGCCGCGGACGGTCGCCCGGTGTTCCTGGTCGGACACTCGATGGGCGGCGCGATCGCTGTCGCCTATGCGCAGGCGCATCAGGATCGGCTGACCGGCCTGTCGCTGTCCGCGCCGGCCATCGTGGTCGCACCCGAGCTGCTCGCCGTGCTGGACCTGGAGGAGATCCCCGTGCTGCCGCTGGCCCCGGCGGTGTCCACCGACCCGGCCGTGGTGAAGGCCTACGAGGATGACCCGCTGAACTACCACGGGCCGCCGGCGCGCACCACGTTGCAACTCATCGCCGGCGGGGACAAGCTGGTCGCCGGGCTCGGCGAGCTCACGTTGCCGGTGCAGATCATGCAGGGCAGCGGGGACATGCTGGTCCCGGCGGCGGCGTTGCGGCTGATCGTCAACGGCGTCGCGTCCACCGATGTGCATGCCCGGCTGTGGCCCGGCCTGTTCCACGAGATCTACAACGAGCCGATCCAGCAGCAGGTGATCGGTGAGCTCGTGCGGTGGATCACCGAGCACGTGTGA
- a CDS encoding glycerol-3-phosphate 1-O-acyltransferase produces the protein MATLERPRVLEPVGAAWPPAPGTPVVVLAKAVSSFERRLLHSYADSIGAPVHSDAADAVHEAEANDATIVPVRVGWLTEADSRAPGEARLRSTLARGMKSATAGSLRRRGQARLVGHDPARARILVGNPATVNELKARWSERELAPAPDRSEAEFAAFVDRQADIVLEMAERRLHGDRFRAPRAVVAEILNNREFVSRAEALAVKLGRSPQGVLADCRVYLEEMAADEKRWVLDYWATYCRALHSRAYDLDIDPAQLAQLRELSERHALMFLPSHKSNLDPYLMFTVTYENGLPVNHVLGGINMMFWPLGPAAKRIGVVGIRRSFRDNPVYPFMLGRYVNFLVSKRFNLEFYVEGGRSRQGKLLPPKMGLLHYLADAVEEHDLRDVLIIPTAIVYDVLHEAGEMTVESHGATKKAESVFWLLHFARQQRQRHLGQVHVRFGEPINVHEALRQYALPKDDVAPADARAVKRLARSKLAFELCTRINRATMVTAPALVTFTLLGVGDRALTLPEVRAVLEPVVGLLNSSGALISTATRELTTEAGVARTLSTLVDENVVERYDGGAEPVYRIGPEQELVAAFYRNATVHVFVNRAILELAFLKVEQTGGGMVGAWREALRLRDLLKFEFFFAEKEEFRQELLAELRLIEPDESRWEKFETIGADMKATGPLVAQRALRSFFEAYAVVAEFLVSTGPVAVEAEAAAKACLGLGKQFKLQRRVTSSEAVSTHLFRNGLALATNRGLLAAGPDVVAKRMEFAAELDDVLTRLEEVNSVELAHIAQMRGTIR, from the coding sequence ATGGCGACCCTGGAACGGCCCCGCGTGCTCGAACCCGTCGGGGCGGCTTGGCCACCGGCGCCGGGCACCCCGGTGGTGGTGCTGGCCAAGGCGGTCTCGTCATTCGAGCGACGGTTGCTGCACTCCTACGCGGACTCCATCGGGGCTCCGGTGCACTCCGACGCGGCCGACGCGGTGCACGAGGCCGAGGCCAACGACGCCACGATCGTGCCGGTGCGGGTCGGCTGGCTGACCGAGGCGGACTCCAGGGCGCCCGGTGAGGCGCGCCTGCGCAGCACCCTGGCCCGCGGCATGAAGTCGGCCACCGCGGGCTCGCTGCGTCGCCGCGGCCAGGCCCGGTTGGTCGGGCATGACCCGGCCCGGGCCCGCATCCTGGTCGGCAACCCGGCCACGGTGAACGAGTTGAAGGCCCGGTGGTCCGAGCGGGAACTGGCACCGGCCCCGGATCGCAGCGAAGCGGAGTTCGCCGCGTTCGTGGACCGGCAGGCCGACATCGTGCTGGAGATGGCCGAGCGCCGGTTGCACGGCGACCGGTTCCGCGCCCCGCGTGCGGTGGTCGCGGAGATCCTGAACAACCGCGAGTTCGTCTCCCGGGCCGAGGCGCTCGCGGTCAAGCTGGGCCGCAGTCCGCAGGGAGTGCTGGCCGACTGCCGGGTGTACCTGGAGGAGATGGCAGCCGACGAGAAACGGTGGGTCCTCGACTACTGGGCGACGTACTGCCGCGCGTTGCACTCCCGCGCCTACGACCTGGACATCGACCCGGCACAACTCGCTCAACTACGGGAACTGAGTGAGCGTCACGCGCTGATGTTCCTGCCCTCCCACAAGTCCAACCTCGACCCGTACCTGATGTTCACCGTTACCTACGAGAACGGGCTGCCGGTCAACCACGTGTTGGGTGGCATCAACATGATGTTCTGGCCGCTGGGTCCGGCGGCCAAGCGCATCGGCGTGGTCGGCATCCGGCGCAGCTTCCGGGACAACCCCGTCTACCCGTTCATGCTGGGTCGCTATGTCAACTTCCTGGTGTCCAAGCGCTTCAACCTGGAGTTCTACGTCGAGGGCGGTCGGTCCCGGCAGGGCAAGCTGCTGCCACCGAAGATGGGTCTGCTGCACTACCTGGCCGACGCGGTGGAAGAACACGACCTGCGCGACGTGCTGATCATCCCCACCGCGATCGTCTACGACGTGCTGCACGAGGCGGGCGAAATGACGGTGGAGAGCCACGGCGCGACGAAGAAGGCGGAGAGTGTCTTCTGGCTGCTGCACTTCGCGCGTCAGCAACGGCAACGCCACCTCGGCCAGGTGCACGTGCGCTTCGGCGAGCCCATCAACGTCCACGAAGCGCTGCGGCAGTACGCGTTGCCCAAGGACGACGTGGCGCCGGCCGATGCGCGTGCGGTGAAGCGATTGGCCCGCAGCAAGCTCGCCTTTGAGCTGTGCACCCGGATCAACCGGGCCACCATGGTCACCGCGCCGGCGTTGGTGACCTTCACCCTGCTCGGCGTGGGCGACCGCGCTCTCACCCTGCCCGAGGTGCGCGCGGTGCTGGAGCCGGTGGTCGGCCTGCTGAACTCCTCCGGAGCGCTCATCTCCACCGCGACCCGCGAGCTGACCACCGAGGCGGGCGTGGCCCGCACGTTGAGCACGTTGGTCGACGAGAACGTGGTGGAGCGCTACGACGGCGGTGCCGAGCCGGTGTACCGCATCGGTCCGGAGCAGGAACTGGTCGCCGCGTTCTATCGCAACGCCACTGTGCACGTGTTCGTCAACCGGGCGATCCTGGAACTGGCGTTCCTCAAGGTGGAGCAGACCGGCGGGGGCATGGTCGGCGCTTGGCGGGAGGCCCTGCGATTGCGCGACCTGCTCAAGTTCGAGTTCTTCTTCGCCGAGAAGGAGGAGTTCCGCCAGGAACTGCTCGCCGAGCTACGGCTGATCGAGCCCGACGAGTCCCGCTGGGAGAAGTTCGAGACGATCGGTGCGGACATGAAGGCGACCGGGCCGTTGGTGGCGCAACGCGCTCTGCGCTCGTTTTTCGAGGCCTACGCGGTGGTGGCGGAATTCCTGGTCTCCACCGGCCCGGTGGCGGTCGAGGCCGAGGCCGCGGCCAAGGCGTGCCTGGGCCTGGGCAAGCAGTTCAAGCTGCAGCGGCGGGTGACCTCGTCCGAGGCAGTGTCCACCCACCTGTTCCGCAACGGATTGGCGCTCGCAACCAACCGCGGACTGCTCGCTGCCGGCCCGGACGTGGTGGCCAAGCGCATGGAGTTCGCTGCCGAACTGGACGACGTGCTGACCCGCCTGGAGGAGGTCAACTCCGTGGAGCTGGCACACATCGCGCAGATGAGAGGAACCATCCGATGA
- a CDS encoding FAD-dependent oxidoreductase codes for MARALVAVVGSGPAGFYTAAILLRSEDLEVHVDMIEKLPTPWGLVRSGVAPDHPKIKTVSAAFARTADHERFRFMGNVEIGRDVTRAELLERYDAVVYSVGAQSDNRLGIPGDDLPGSMASTAFVGWYNGHPEFRDLDPDLNVERAVVIGAGNVALDVARMLVTDVDELATTDTANHALDVLRAGKVKEVVIVARRGPLQGAFTTPELRELPDLEGVDIVLDPADFAGIDPEDITAGGHTVRTNMEALHRILAEHPPTGKPRRMVFRFAHSPISLLAGPDGRVAGIELGSNDLVKDESGTVKARDNGGRETLECGLVVRAVGYRALPLPDVPFDDKRAVIPNEGGRVIGGEREYVAGWIKRGPSGVIGTNRKDGQQTAEAVLADLTTAGVDRAEADIEAVGEFLHERSSQLVTETDWRIIDGVEVAAGKPEGRPRVKLCTVEELLAAARG; via the coding sequence ATGGCGAGGGCGTTGGTGGCAGTGGTCGGCTCCGGACCGGCCGGGTTCTACACCGCAGCAATACTGCTGCGCTCGGAGGACCTCGAGGTACACGTCGACATGATCGAGAAGCTGCCGACCCCGTGGGGCCTGGTCCGCTCCGGCGTGGCCCCGGACCATCCGAAGATCAAAACGGTCAGCGCGGCCTTCGCGCGCACCGCCGATCACGAACGGTTCCGGTTCATGGGCAACGTCGAGATCGGTCGCGATGTCACCCGCGCGGAACTGCTGGAGCGCTACGACGCCGTCGTCTACTCGGTCGGCGCGCAAAGTGACAACCGCCTCGGCATCCCCGGCGACGACCTGCCCGGCAGCATGGCGTCCACCGCGTTCGTGGGTTGGTACAACGGCCATCCGGAGTTCCGCGACCTCGACCCGGACCTGAACGTCGAACGCGCGGTGGTCATCGGCGCGGGCAACGTGGCACTGGACGTGGCCCGCATGCTCGTCACCGACGTCGACGAGTTGGCCACCACCGACACCGCCAACCATGCGCTGGACGTGTTGCGCGCCGGCAAGGTCAAGGAGGTGGTGATCGTGGCCCGGCGCGGCCCGCTTCAGGGCGCGTTCACCACCCCTGAGCTGCGCGAGCTACCCGACCTCGAGGGCGTGGACATCGTGCTGGACCCGGCCGATTTCGCGGGTATCGACCCCGAGGACATCACCGCCGGCGGGCACACCGTGCGCACCAACATGGAGGCGCTGCACCGGATCCTGGCCGAACACCCGCCGACCGGGAAGCCGCGGCGCATGGTGTTCCGCTTCGCCCACTCGCCGATCTCGCTGTTGGCCGGGCCGGATGGTCGGGTGGCCGGCATCGAGCTGGGCAGCAACGACCTGGTGAAGGACGAATCCGGCACCGTGAAGGCCCGGGACAACGGCGGCCGGGAGACCCTGGAGTGCGGGCTGGTGGTGCGCGCCGTCGGGTACCGGGCGCTGCCGCTGCCCGACGTGCCGTTCGACGACAAGCGTGCGGTGATCCCGAACGAGGGCGGCCGGGTGATCGGCGGCGAGCGGGAGTACGTGGCGGGCTGGATCAAGCGCGGTCCGTCCGGGGTCATCGGCACCAACCGCAAGGACGGTCAGCAGACCGCTGAGGCCGTGTTGGCCGACCTGACCACGGCCGGCGTGGACCGGGCCGAGGCCGACATCGAGGCGGTCGGCGAGTTCCTGCACGAGCGCAGCTCGCAGCTGGTCACCGAGACGGACTGGCGGATCATCGACGGCGTCGAGGTCGCCGCCGGGAAGCCGGAAGGCCGTCCGCGGGTCAAGCTGTGCACGGTCGAGGAGCTGCTCGCCGCGGCGCGCGGCTGA
- a CDS encoding YihY/virulence factor BrkB family protein: protein MGLRSRLRDFDQVQRERRPLALAVATAKKYGEDSSANLASTMAFWAFFSVFPLLLATVTVLGYVLSAEDRTRVMGHLNSYLPLINVSSIGSLHGSVLALLLGLGSAFWSGSAVVRVTQFAFNSVWEIPQFARPKAKQQILTSLKAMATIGGGLLASTALVGYLTGSDPAVNLGPLSRILGYLIAIAVDVGLFLVAYRMLTDRQITFRDVLPGALLAGGVFWLLQTISGIILTRHMGGAQSTYGVFATVITLLWWFYLQAQVTLVGAQLNVVLHRHYYPRALFGGPETDADRTLMRDYANERRIDAEEKVHVQSEEYADSSK from the coding sequence ATGGGATTGCGTTCTCGACTGCGAGACTTCGACCAGGTGCAACGCGAGCGCCGCCCGCTGGCGCTCGCGGTGGCCACCGCCAAGAAGTACGGGGAGGACTCCTCCGCGAACCTCGCGTCCACGATGGCCTTCTGGGCGTTCTTCTCGGTGTTCCCGTTGCTGTTGGCCACCGTGACCGTGCTCGGCTATGTGCTGTCCGCCGAGGACCGCACGCGCGTCATGGGCCATCTCAACTCCTACCTGCCGCTGATCAACGTCTCCTCCATCGGCAGCCTGCACGGGTCGGTGCTCGCCCTGCTGCTCGGACTGGGCTCGGCGTTCTGGAGCGGCAGTGCGGTGGTGCGGGTCACCCAGTTCGCGTTCAACTCGGTCTGGGAGATCCCGCAGTTCGCCCGGCCCAAGGCGAAGCAACAGATCCTCACCAGCCTCAAGGCCATGGCCACCATCGGCGGCGGGCTGCTGGCCAGCACCGCGCTGGTGGGTTATCTCACCGGCTCCGATCCAGCGGTGAACCTCGGTCCGTTGAGCCGGATACTCGGCTACCTGATCGCGATCGCGGTCGACGTCGGGCTGTTCCTGGTCGCCTACCGCATGCTGACCGACCGTCAGATTACTTTTCGGGACGTGCTGCCCGGCGCCCTGTTGGCCGGCGGGGTGTTCTGGCTGCTGCAGACCATCTCCGGGATCATCCTCACCCGGCACATGGGCGGCGCCCAGTCCACCTACGGCGTGTTCGCCACCGTCATCACCCTGCTGTGGTGGTTCTACCTGCAGGCGCAGGTGACGTTGGTGGGCGCCCAACTCAACGTGGTGCTGCACCGCCACTACTACCCGCGTGCCCTGTTCGGTGGCCCGGAGACCGACGCGGACCGCACCCTGATGCGCGATTACGCCAATGAGCGCCGCATCGATGCCGAGGAGAAGGTCCACGTGCAGAGCGAGGAGTACGCCGACTCCTCGAAGTGA